The Lysobacter gummosus genome includes a region encoding these proteins:
- a CDS encoding autotransporter domain-containing protein — translation MKGLNHVATHIGAWLAARAQAAARTVREGARRYGWLLLLPGLGLAGGAQAQSCGVGETPAAFGFTGGEQTATVPAGVHSLTVYLSGAQGRAGRSGTGSGPSSPGGNGGLGGRVRGTLAVTPGMALSIWVGGQGSQAVNPGGLGDSVDGTGSGGGATDLRVGGNGVGNRVGIAGGGGGGGNAGWSTDDVIAGGAGGVGGGGVGGAGANVPGGPGPFGGGGGSVGTGGAPGAGCPTYPGTTGNAVTGKGGVAFNFSGSFTGAGFAGGGGGGATIGAGGGGAGVGTTSCQQNWNGGGGGGAGGSSGATGLSAVTINNGVQSGDGAALICFAQAQFSVGGAAVGQTGPVTLQLTATNPGSSQQVVVAQAASNFVFPTRLPQGANWNVSVLSAPAGQLCTVNPSSGLAIASDVTNLALSCVTVTTTINPSTLANGALATAYSQTLTASSANGGTAPYTFAISAGALPAGLSLSSAGALSGTPTAAGSNNFTVQATSSNGFSGTRAYTLAIAQGTQAITAFAANPAAPVYAPGGSFTVSASGGASGNPVVFASTTPAVCTVAGNTVSTLAAGNCVLTADQAGNANYSAAPQVPLAVTIGPGAQVITGFAANPAAPVYAPGGSFTVSASGGASGNPVVFASTTPAVCTVSGVTASILSAGTCSLTANQAGNANYAAAPQATLAVNIGPATQAISNFAANPAAPVYAPGGSFTVSATPGPSTSPVLFASASPAVCTVAGSTVSMLSAGACALTADQAGDGNYSASPQATLTVTIAAAPQAITDFAANPAAPVFAPGGSFALSATPGASTSPVVFASTTASVCTVSGSTVSMLSAGMCSLTADQAADTNYSAAPQVTLDVTIGAAAQAITNFSANPSTPVFTPGGSFTVSASGGGSGNPVIFAGASPSVCTVSGNTVTTLSAGTCSLTADQAGNASYTAAPQLALQVIIGGATPNLSWIGDMAKTVGEPAFDLPDPSSNSNGAFTFTSANTAVATVSGRKVTIVGSGVATLIATQAATANYLQATISATLTVADRPDPTRDPSVVGGLQAQVDASVRFASAQQSNIHDRLRQQRYASSNSSSNGLNLSLSNASGAGMSLTAGQLAPVSAMRLPEGWGVWTAGTITNGQRERNARSDGFDFRSDGITVGADWRIGDRFLLGVAGGYGWNDTDLDDARSKLDARQRSLSLYGLWRPDEHWFVDGILGWGQLDFDIRRYSATAGTTGTAQRDGDQVFGSITAGYEHSTGDGLSLTGYGRLDSSRSKLDAYREHGLGIYDLSYGSQTVENSGAALGVEGSFPIVTTRGNVFRPYWMLEYRDSIDNRSDVNLNYVILPAANDYILGMRSYGDNALTYGAGMDMEIARGWKLSVLARRQHGSGQDPSTSFGLLLSFAPRSESGTIPFNGYQSGSMPQDGATPDRGNETGH, via the coding sequence ATGAAGGGTTTGAATCACGTCGCGACGCATATCGGCGCATGGCTGGCTGCGCGCGCGCAGGCCGCTGCACGAACAGTGCGCGAAGGCGCGCGCCGCTACGGTTGGCTGCTGCTGTTGCCGGGTCTGGGCCTGGCCGGCGGCGCCCAGGCGCAGAGCTGCGGGGTCGGTGAAACACCGGCCGCGTTCGGTTTCACCGGCGGCGAACAGACCGCCACCGTGCCGGCCGGCGTGCATTCGCTGACGGTGTATCTCAGCGGCGCCCAAGGCCGCGCGGGTCGCAGCGGCACGGGCAGTGGCCCAAGTTCTCCCGGTGGCAACGGCGGATTGGGCGGGCGTGTGCGCGGCACCTTGGCTGTCACGCCGGGCATGGCCCTGTCGATATGGGTCGGTGGGCAAGGATCGCAGGCGGTCAATCCCGGTGGCCTGGGCGACAGCGTGGACGGCACCGGCAGCGGCGGCGGCGCCACCGATCTGCGCGTGGGCGGTAACGGCGTCGGCAATCGGGTCGGTATCGCCGGCGGCGGCGGCGGCGGCGGTAATGCCGGCTGGAGCACCGACGACGTTATCGCGGGCGGAGCCGGCGGCGTTGGCGGCGGCGGTGTGGGCGGTGCGGGCGCCAACGTGCCCGGAGGCCCCGGTCCGTTCGGCGGCGGCGGCGGTTCGGTCGGCACCGGCGGCGCCCCGGGCGCGGGCTGCCCGACCTATCCGGGCACCACGGGTAACGCGGTCACCGGCAAGGGCGGTGTGGCCTTCAATTTCAGCGGTTCCTTCACCGGTGCCGGTTTCGCCGGCGGTGGCGGCGGCGGCGCCACGATCGGCGCGGGCGGCGGCGGCGCCGGTGTCGGCACGACCAGTTGCCAGCAGAACTGGAACGGCGGCGGCGGCGGCGGTGCGGGCGGCAGTTCCGGCGCCACCGGCCTGAGCGCGGTCACCATCAACAACGGCGTACAAAGCGGCGACGGCGCGGCGCTGATCTGCTTCGCCCAGGCCCAGTTCTCGGTCGGCGGCGCGGCGGTGGGCCAGACCGGTCCGGTCACCCTGCAACTCACCGCGACCAATCCGGGCAGTTCGCAGCAAGTGGTGGTCGCGCAGGCGGCCTCGAATTTCGTGTTTCCGACGCGATTGCCGCAAGGCGCGAACTGGAACGTCAGCGTGCTCAGCGCGCCGGCCGGACAGTTGTGCACGGTCAATCCGTCCAGCGGTCTGGCGATCGCAAGCGATGTCACCAACCTCGCGCTCAGTTGCGTGACGGTGACCACGACGATTAACCCGTCCACCTTGGCCAATGGCGCGCTCGCGACCGCGTATTCGCAGACCCTCACCGCAAGCAGCGCGAACGGCGGCACTGCGCCGTATACCTTCGCGATCAGCGCCGGCGCGTTGCCGGCGGGCCTGAGCCTGTCGAGCGCGGGCGCGCTGTCGGGTACGCCGACCGCGGCGGGCTCGAACAACTTCACCGTGCAGGCCACATCGAGCAACGGCTTCAGCGGCACGCGCGCTTATACCTTGGCGATCGCGCAAGGCACCCAGGCCATCACCGCTTTCGCCGCCAATCCGGCCGCTCCGGTGTACGCGCCGGGCGGCAGTTTCACGGTCTCGGCCAGCGGCGGCGCATCGGGCAATCCGGTCGTGTTCGCCAGCACCACGCCGGCGGTGTGCACGGTCGCAGGCAACACGGTCAGCACGCTCGCGGCCGGCAACTGCGTACTCACCGCCGATCAGGCCGGCAACGCCAATTACAGCGCCGCGCCGCAGGTTCCACTGGCGGTGACCATCGGCCCGGGCGCGCAGGTCATCACCGGTTTCGCCGCCAATCCGGCCGCGCCGGTGTACGCACCGGGCGGCAGCTTCACGGTCTCGGCCAGCGGCGGCGCGTCGGGCAATCCGGTCGTGTTCGCCAGCACCACGCCGGCGGTGTGCACGGTCAGCGGGGTCACGGCCAGCATCCTCAGCGCGGGCACCTGTTCGCTGACCGCGAATCAGGCCGGCAATGCCAACTACGCCGCCGCGCCGCAAGCGACGCTGGCGGTGAACATCGGCCCGGCGACGCAGGCGATCAGCAACTTCGCCGCCAATCCGGCCGCGCCGGTGTATGCGCCGGGCGGCAGCTTCACGGTCTCGGCCACGCCCGGCCCGTCCACCAGCCCGGTGCTGTTCGCCAGCGCTTCGCCGGCGGTGTGCACGGTCGCCGGCAGCACGGTGTCGATGTTGAGCGCGGGCGCTTGCGCGCTTACCGCCGATCAGGCCGGCGACGGCAACTACAGCGCTTCGCCGCAAGCGACGCTGACGGTGACCATCGCCGCGGCGCCGCAGGCGATCACCGACTTCGCCGCCAATCCGGCGGCGCCGGTGTTCGCGCCGGGCGGTAGTTTCGCGCTCAGCGCCACGCCGGGCGCTTCGACCAGCCCGGTCGTGTTCGCCAGCACCACCGCGTCGGTGTGCACGGTCAGCGGCAGCACGGTGTCGATGTTGAGCGCGGGCATGTGTTCGCTCACCGCCGATCAGGCCGCCGACACCAACTACAGCGCCGCGCCGCAAGTGACGCTGGACGTGACTATCGGCGCGGCCGCGCAGGCGATCACCAACTTCAGCGCGAATCCCAGTACGCCGGTGTTCACGCCGGGCGGCAGCTTCACGGTGTCGGCCAGCGGCGGCGGTTCGGGCAATCCGGTGATCTTCGCCGGCGCCTCGCCGAGCGTGTGCACGGTCAGCGGCAACACGGTGACGACGCTGAGCGCGGGCACCTGTTCGCTCACCGCCGATCAGGCCGGCAACGCCAGCTACACCGCCGCGCCGCAGCTCGCGCTGCAAGTGATCATCGGCGGCGCGACGCCGAACCTGTCGTGGATCGGCGACATGGCCAAGACCGTGGGCGAGCCCGCCTTCGATCTGCCTGATCCGAGCAGCAACAGCAACGGCGCCTTCACCTTCACCAGCGCCAACACCGCGGTGGCGACGGTGAGCGGTCGCAAGGTCACCATCGTCGGCTCCGGCGTGGCGACGCTGATCGCGACCCAGGCGGCTACCGCCAACTATCTGCAGGCCACGATCAGCGCCACGCTGACCGTCGCCGACCGTCCCGATCCCACCCGCGATCCCAGCGTGGTCGGCGGTCTGCAGGCGCAGGTCGATGCCAGCGTGCGCTTCGCTTCGGCGCAGCAGTCCAACATCCACGATCGCCTGCGCCAGCAGCGCTACGCCAGCAGCAACAGTTCGAGTAACGGCCTGAATCTGAGCCTGAGCAACGCCAGCGGCGCCGGAATGTCGTTGACGGCGGGCCAACTCGCGCCGGTCTCGGCGATGCGTTTGCCGGAAGGCTGGGGCGTGTGGACGGCCGGCACCATCACCAACGGCCAACGCGAACGCAATGCCCGCAGCGACGGTTTCGACTTCCGCAGCGACGGCATTACGGTCGGCGCCGACTGGCGCATCGGCGATCGCTTCCTGCTCGGCGTCGCCGGCGGCTACGGCTGGAACGACACCGACCTGGACGATGCGCGTTCCAAGCTCGACGCCAGGCAGCGATCGTTGTCGCTGTACGGCCTGTGGCGCCCGGACGAGCATTGGTTCGTGGACGGCATCCTGGGTTGGGGCCAGCTGGACTTCGACATCCGCCGCTACAGCGCGACCGCCGGCACCACCGGCACCGCGCAGCGCGACGGCGACCAGGTGTTCGGCTCGATCACCGCCGGTTACGAACACAGCACCGGCGACGGCCTGAGCCTGACCGGTTACGGCCGCCTGGACAGCAGCCGCAGCAAGCTCGATGCGTATCGCGAACACGGCCTGGGCATCTACGACCTGAGCTACGGTTCGCAGACCGTCGAAAACAGCGGCGCCGCGCTCGGCGTGGAAGGCAGCTTCCCGATCGTGACCACCCGCGGCAACGTGTTCCGTCCGTACTGGATGCTGGAATACCGCGATTCGATCGACAACCGCAGCGATGTGAACTTGAACTACGTGATCCTGCCCGCGGCCAACGACTACATCCTGGGCATGCGCAGCTACGGCGACAACGCGCTGACCTACGGCGCCGGCATGGACATGGAGATCGCGCGCGGCTGGAAGCTGTCCGTGCTGGCGCGTCGCCAACACGGCAGCGGCCAGGACCCGAGCACCAGCTTCGGCCTGCTGCTGTCGTTCGCGCCGCGCTCCGAGTCGGGCACGATTCCGTTCAATGGCTATCAAAGCGGTTCGATGCCGCAAGACGGCGCGACGCCCGATCGCGGTAACGAGACCGGACACTAA
- a CDS encoding VOC family protein: MDIRIHASFLPHTDADAALTFYRDILGFEVRNDVAYGGMRWITVGPAGAPGTPSIVLFPPAASPGVTEDEQRTVAEMMAKGTYAAIVLATADVDGSFDKIQAQGVEVVQEPTDQPYGVRDCAVRDPSGNLIRLQQVR; this comes from the coding sequence ATGGACATCCGCATCCACGCCAGCTTCCTCCCGCACACCGACGCCGACGCCGCGCTGACCTTCTATCGCGACATCCTCGGCTTCGAAGTCCGCAACGATGTCGCCTACGGCGGCATGCGCTGGATCACCGTCGGCCCCGCCGGCGCGCCCGGCACCCCGTCGATCGTGCTGTTTCCGCCCGCCGCCAGCCCCGGCGTCACCGAGGACGAGCAGCGCACCGTCGCCGAGATGATGGCCAAGGGCACCTATGCCGCGATCGTCCTGGCCACGGCCGATGTCGATGGCAGCTTCGACAAGATCCAGGCGCAGGGCGTCGAGGTCGTGCAGGAACCGACCGACCAGCCGTACGGGGTTCGCGATTGCGCGGTGCGCGATCCGTCGGGGAACCTGATCCGGTTGCAGCAGGTGCGCTGA
- a CDS encoding helix-turn-helix transcriptional regulator, with protein MNSRPAPAQHLRDLARLRRVRDRIDREYAQPLDVEALARGVHMSAGHLSRQFRLAYGESPYSYLMTRRIERAMALLRCGGLSVTEVCFAVGCASLGTFSTRFTELVGVPPSVYQREAAQATAGMPSCVAKQVTRPIRNREAPVVEPQLD; from the coding sequence GTGAACAGCCGACCCGCCCCTGCGCAGCATCTGCGCGACCTTGCACGGCTGCGTCGCGTCCGCGACCGCATCGACCGCGAGTACGCGCAACCCCTGGACGTCGAGGCCCTGGCCCGCGGCGTGCACATGTCGGCCGGGCACCTGAGCCGCCAGTTCCGCCTGGCCTACGGCGAATCGCCTTACTCCTATCTGATGACCCGGCGCATCGAGCGCGCGATGGCCTTGCTGCGTTGCGGCGGCCTCAGCGTCACCGAAGTCTGCTTCGCGGTCGGCTGCGCCTCGCTGGGGACTTTCAGCACCCGCTTCACCGAACTGGTCGGCGTCCCGCCCAGCGTTTATCAGCGCGAGGCGGCGCAGGCGACGGCGGGCATGCCCTCGTGCGTGGCCAAGCAGGTCACGCGACCGATCAGGAATCGAGAAGCGCCGGTCGTGGAGCCGCAATTAGACTGA